CTGAGATGTGGACCTGCTGAACTTTGTCATCCTCTCTGACATCCTCTCCTGTCTGACTTTCCTCTGAAGAAGCATCTGCATGTTTTTCCTGAACTTCTGTCCCACAAAGGCATAGAGGACAGGGTTGATGCAGCTGTGCACTAGAGCCAGGGAGTTGGTTATAACCAAAGCCCCGTCCACTGATCTCCTCATAGCACAGTCCGATATCAGACCAACCCTCAGGAGCGTATCTACTATCATGGTTATATGATACGGTGTCCAGCACAGCAGAAACGCAATCACCACGGCTATGATCACTCGCATGGCCCTGTGTTTCTGGAAACCACGAGTGCGCAGCAGCCTTGCAATGGTGATGCTGTAGCAGGTTATCATGACAGTCACAGGGAGCAAGAAGCCAAAAATGTGCCGAAACCCACGTGTGGCAATCCTCCATGAGGATGCCTTGCCAATGTCAAAGCGCTCAGCGCAAATCATCCTGTCTGAGTCACCAAACTTGAAAGCATCATTGAAAAATGCAGGCAGGGCGAGGCCCACACCGAGGGCCCAGACAGATGCACAGAGAAGCCAGCTGCACAACCTCTGGCGACTCTTAGGTGAGTCACTGGCACGCACAATCACAAGATACCTGTCTATGCTGATGCAGGCCAGGAAGAGGATGCTGGTGTAGAAGTTTGCTTCAGTGATGAGGCTGACGAGCTTGCACATGAAGTCTCCAAAGAGCCACCCTTGGATCAGTGCTGTCGACCAGAATGGGAGGGTAAGAGCCATCAGACCATCTGCTATTGTCAGATGTAGCAGGTACACATCCGACGGAGTCAGGGACTGCCGGCTGGTACTGATTACCCATCCCACTAATAGGTTTCCTGGTATTGCCAGTATAAAGATGGTTATGAGGATGACACACAGGGCCACAGTTGCTGATGGATGCAACGGTGATATCTCACATAT
The sequence above is drawn from the Scomber japonicus isolate fScoJap1 chromosome 24, fScoJap1.pri, whole genome shotgun sequence genome and encodes:
- the LOC128354512 gene encoding C-X-C chemokine receptor type 2-like; the encoded protein is MASFIVDFDDLYDLSNDTTNATPYVPDPNTFICEISPLHPSATVALCVILITIFILAIPGNLLVGWVISTSRQSLTPSDVYLLHLTIADGLMALTLPFWSTALIQGWLFGDFMCKLVSLITEANFYTSILFLACISIDRYLVIVRASDSPKSRQRLCSWLLCASVWALGVGLALPAFFNDAFKFGDSDRMICAERFDIGKASSWRIATRGFRHIFGFLLPVTVMITCYSITIARLLRTRGFQKHRAMRVIIAVVIAFLLCWTPYHITMIVDTLLRVGLISDCAMRRSVDGALVITNSLALVHSCINPVLYAFVGQKFRKNMQMLLQRKVRQERMSERMTKFSRSTSQTSEGNGAVL